One Nocardia iowensis DNA window includes the following coding sequences:
- a CDS encoding CPBP family intramembrane glutamic endopeptidase, with amino-acid sequence MRLGRTDGLLLTAGVLAFVAAMVTLIWTGHTALRFSADDESTLPLWVIGLTVFGGLAVAWLVPPKPRDDVLPTADTRATTRQAWWLVALGLAFAITYYLSPGGDLWFIGLKLLLLLAIPLLFRLVAWPEWYRVDTNGRWLRPLPAVLTFLALFTLFGHDYTGSRPDPVAVLSVFVLNAVLEEIFYRVWLQTRLEAIYGRWPAIVLASLLWACWHVAIHGGNGFGIDLATTIVHIGGYGLFLGYLWSRYRNPWLLILVHGIINAPLPMLAALW; translated from the coding sequence ATGCGACTCGGAAGAACCGACGGTCTCCTGCTCACTGCGGGGGTCCTCGCGTTCGTCGCCGCGATGGTCACCCTGATCTGGACGGGACACACCGCGCTGCGCTTCTCCGCCGATGACGAAAGCACCCTGCCGCTGTGGGTGATCGGTCTGACGGTGTTCGGCGGGCTCGCGGTCGCCTGGCTGGTGCCGCCGAAACCACGCGACGATGTGTTGCCGACCGCCGATACCCGGGCGACCACGCGTCAGGCGTGGTGGCTCGTCGCGCTCGGACTCGCCTTCGCGATCACCTACTACCTGTCCCCCGGCGGCGATCTGTGGTTCATCGGGCTGAAATTACTTCTCCTGCTTGCCATTCCATTGCTGTTCCGATTGGTGGCCTGGCCCGAATGGTATCGGGTGGACACCAACGGTCGATGGCTTCGTCCCCTACCCGCGGTGTTGACCTTCCTCGCCCTGTTCACGCTGTTCGGGCATGACTACACCGGTTCGCGGCCCGACCCGGTCGCGGTGCTGAGCGTCTTCGTCCTGAACGCGGTGCTGGAGGAGATCTTCTATCGAGTCTGGCTACAGACCCGGCTGGAGGCGATATACGGCCGCTGGCCCGCGATCGTGCTTGCCTCGCTGCTGTGGGCGTGCTGGCACGTTGCGATCCACGGCGGCAACGGTTTCGGCATCGATCTCGCCACCACGATCGTGCACATCGGCGGCTACGGCCTCTTCCTCGGCTACCTGTGGTCCCGATACCGAAATCCCTGGCTACTCATTCTGGTGCACGGCATCATCAACGCACCGCTCCCCATGCTCGCCGCACTGTGGTGA